The DNA segment TTGATTGGATTAATGCAACCATGTACAGGACCGTTAGCAGTGATTTGTCCGATATTAAGATCGGCGAATATGATATGTTGGTCTTTTTTAGTCGCCAGGGAATTAAATCATTAAGTGAAAACTTCACAGATTTTAAACAGGATAAGGTGAAAATTGCGGTATTTGGTGCGACTACAGAACAAGCAGCGAAAGATGCGGGTTGGAGAGTAGATGTAATGGCGCCAACTAAAGAATCGCCGTCTATGACGATGGCTATTGAGAAATTTATTAGAAATTCAGAAAAATAATTTCAACTTTTTGAAAAACATTCTATAAAAACCGACTTTTTCAAAAGATAAAGTCGGTTTTATTTGTTATAGTATTCTAAGAAGTAGAGATTTTAATAAAACAATTAAGTTTAAAAAATGATTGCACCTCAAGCAAAAAAAATAAATAAGGTTATAGAAATACATGGAGACCAAAGAAATGATCCGTATTTCTGGTTAAAAGAAAGAGAAGATCCAGAGGTTTTAAATTACTTGAATGCAGAAAATGCATACGCGGAATTTCTGATGAAGGATACTGAAGAATTTCAACAATTACTTTTTGATGAGATGAAAGCTCGTTATAAAAAGGATGATGAATCTTTACCTTATTTCTTCAATGAATATTGGTATATCGTAAAATTTGAAGAAGGTAAAGAACATCCCTTATTTACGAGGAAATTTCTAAATTTAGAGGCTACAGAAGAGCTTTTACTCGATGTAAATGTTTTAGCGGAAGGACAAAAGTTCTTTGAGGTCGGAAGTGTAGCGGTTTCACCAAATAATAGTTTGGTAAGTTATTCTTCTGATAATATGGGGAGAAGAATTTATCAACTCAATTTTAAAAACCTCGTAACAGGTGAGTTGCTTCAAGATCAAATACCGAATACAACCGGAAAAGTAGTTTGGGCGAATGATAATGAACATGTTTTTTATATCAGAAAGGACGAAAGCTTGCGTGCATTTCAGGTTTACCTGCACCAACTAGGCACCGATTCTTCTCAAGATGTCATGGTTTTTCATGAAAATGATGATTCTTTCGATGTGAATGTGTTCAAAACTAAGTCACTCGAATATATATTTATTTCAAGTTCCAGTACAATTTCAGACGAACAGCGATTTATTCCGGCCGACAATGTGCTTGCAGACTGGAAAATCATTCAGCCTAGAATCGATGATGTAGAATATTCTGTTGAACACTATAAAGATGAGTTCTATATTATCACTAACGCCGATGATTCTTTTAACTTTAAAATTGTAAAAACCAAAGTAGCTACTCCGGGAATTGAAAACTGGAAAGATGTTATTCCACACAGAGACGAAGTCCTTATGGAAGGTTTTGAAATATTTAATAATTTTCTCGTACTGGAAGAGCGTTCGGAAGGACTTTTGCAAATTAAGATCATTGACACCCAAAACAATACTTCTCATTTCTTGCCCTTTTCCGATCCAACCTACACCGCATATATTGGTTTAAATTTAGAATTTGATACCGAGAAATTACGTTTCGGCTACACTTCTTTAACTCAACCAAGTTCGACTTTCGAATATGACATGAGAGAAAGAACGACTACCCTTTTGAAGGAGCAAGAAGTTTTAGGAGAAGATTTTTCTTCATTAAATTATATTTCTGAAAGGGTCTGGGCAACCGCTCGCGATGGAAAACAAGTTCCAATTTCACTGGTTTATCATAAAGACACGCCTAAATCAGCAGAAACACCTTTGTTGCTTTACGGATACGGAAGCTATGGACATACTGTTGATGCAAGCTTTTCAAATGTTCGTCTTTCACTTTTAAATCGTGGATTTATCTATGCAATTGCACATATTCGAGGCGGAGAATACATGGGGCGAGAGTGGTATGAAGATGGTAAAATGCTGAATAAGAGAAATACATTTTTTGATTTTATTGATGCTGCCAAGTATTTAATAGCTGAAAACTTCACATCAAGAAATCATTTATATGCAATGGGCGGTAGTGCTGGTGGACTTTTAATGGGAGTTATCATAAATGAAGAACCTGAGCTTTTTAATGGAATTGTAGCACAGGTCCCGTTTGTTGATGTAGTAACTACGATGTTAGATGAGACAATTCCTTTAACTACGGGCGAGTTTGATGAATGGGGTAATCCTAAAGATGAAGTGTACTACCATTATATAAAATCTTATTCACCATACGATAATATTGAAGCTAAAGATTATCCGCACATGCTGATTACTACTGGTTTGCACGATTCTCAAGTCCAATATTGGGAGCCTGCAAAATGGACTGCCAAACTGCGTGAATTGAAAACAGATAATAATCTGTTGATTTTCAAAACAGATATGAGTTCTGGTCACGGGGGCGCAAGCGGAAGATTTGAATCTTTAAAAGAAGATGCTTTGGAATATGCCTTTTTAATGAAATTAGAAAATAAAATTTAATGGAAACTAAATCAGATAGCCAGCTATGGGAAGAAGTTGAAGCCTTTTTCGTAACTAATTTCGATACTGAAAAGCATCCACAAATTGATACGATCTTGTTTTTAATTGGAGTGCAGGAACTAGGTAGTGGGCAACAGAAATATACCAAAGATGACAAACTCAATATTTTACATATTGCAGTTTGCCGATTACTGGAGCCTTTTGGATACTATAAGTTTTCCCATTATGATGATGATGGCTACCCACACTTTGAAGAGGTGGATCAGTTGCCAGAGTTAAAGCCAAATGAGCAACAGATATTAATGAAGAAGGCGATCATTCAGTACTTTATGGATGAAGAGCTTTTTAAATAAAAGAAAGACTGATTTATAAATCAGTCTTTCTTGTCTAATAAATCTTCGAGTTGGTTTAAGGAAGATTGAATTTGTTTCTCAAAATCCATTTGCAATACCTTGTCCATTTCACGGCCATTAGGAAAATGGATGTTGATCGTGAGTTTGCTTCCCTCTTCAACACCAGTGAAACCAATTAACCAATTGGCAGAAGGTAAACTTCTATCGATGTTTCCCGCTTCATCAGTGACGAAATGACTCCAGTCGAAACTTCTATGGAAATTAATTTCATGGTATTTTACCCCTGCGAATTGTTTTTGGTCATTACCTGCAATGATTGCGTAATTCCAACTTCCTTCCTGCTCAAAATTCATTGCTATTGTTTGGCATTTTGAAGGCTTAGGAATCCACCACTGATCGAGTAAATCCGCGGTCGTAAAATGATCCCACAATGCTGAAACGTCTATAGAAAAAACTTTCATCAGATAAATTGTGGCGGAATTGACATCTTTATTAAAAACTATTTTAGAATTCATTTCTTGATTTTCAACAAATTTAATAATATTTATGAAGAACGTTAATAAATGTAGCTAGAAACTAGCGAATTCCATTTACTTTGTTAAAAAAAAGACTTTTAAGAAATTTAAGATAATAAATTGGCCTTTATTTTGTTATAATATTCTTAAAATGAGTAATTTTAACACATCATTTTAAAATTATCAAATGAACAACAAGTTTATTCCCTTTATTTCTGTATTGATGACGATTTCTATGATCGTCTTTGTAGCCTTACAATTGTATTGGATTAAAGAACTTTACTCTGCATTGAATCAGGATTTTAGTAATAAGGTTTATTCTTCAATGGAAAATACAAGCTTAAAAGTTTCGCAAATAGAGGTAAACAAATATCTAAACGAAGAAAACAGAAATTTTGCGAAGACCGTCATTGACAGCAGTAATAAACCTACTCAAACCTATATTCAGCAGAATTCTGACTCGGGAACAAGAACAACGCTGACGTTCCAGAAAAGTATTGTTGAAAATCAAAATATTCCTATTTCAAAAAAGGGTGATACCTTCAAACTGACTAAACTATATACGGACGAAGGTATTTTGAAAATTAAAAAATCGCCTAACACCTTAGAGCCTCTTACTAACCAGATGAGCACGGATATTAGTAATAATACCTATACTTTGCGTGAATTTGCAAAATTAAGTGCCTCTAATTTGCCGATTGAGAAAAGAGTTGATATAAAAACTCTGGATTCTGTTTTGAATAAAGAGTTGAAATTGAGTGGTTTAGATACAAGGTTCGGTTTTGCGGTGATGGATAAGAAAAATAAGATCACAAAAATTTCGAATAAAATTTACGTTGATGAAAAAGAAAAACCAAAATTTACGTATCCGTTATTTACAGATAATGAAGACAGAACTTTATATACGTTGGCGCTTGTTTTCCCGAAAAACGATTATTATTTAGTTAAAAATAATGCACCCATGTTGTTGGGGACCATTATGTCTTTACTTACGATTTTGGGAATTTATATTATTTCCATTAATTATATGATGCGACAGAAAAAAATTGCCGATGTGAAAACAGATTTCATCAACAATATGTCGCACGAATTTAAAACTCCCTTAGCAACTATTTCTGTCGCTACTGATTCTTTGGCCAATGATAAGATTGCGACCAATCCAGAAAAAGTCAAGTACTATTCTGCATTGATCAAGCAAGAAAATCTACGGATGAAAAAGCAGGTAGAAAATGTTCTTAATATGTCGAAACTGGAAAGAAATGAAGTGGAGTTGTTTTTAAAAGAAACAGATGTTCGACAGTTAATTAAAAGAATTACAGAGTCTTTTGGCTTGATTGTAGCACAACGGAACGGAACCTTAACCCAGGAATTTAACACGCAGAAATATATTTTTAAAATAGATGAGTTTCATATTTCTAACGCACTAGTTAATTTGTTAGATAACGCGAATAAATATTCACCGGAAATTCCAGAGATTAAAGTCAGTACTCGGAATGAAGATAATTGGTATGTGATTGAAATTTCAGATAAAGGAATGG comes from the Chryseobacterium sp. SNU WT5 genome and includes:
- a CDS encoding S9 family peptidase, which encodes MIAPQAKKINKVIEIHGDQRNDPYFWLKEREDPEVLNYLNAENAYAEFLMKDTEEFQQLLFDEMKARYKKDDESLPYFFNEYWYIVKFEEGKEHPLFTRKFLNLEATEELLLDVNVLAEGQKFFEVGSVAVSPNNSLVSYSSDNMGRRIYQLNFKNLVTGELLQDQIPNTTGKVVWANDNEHVFYIRKDESLRAFQVYLHQLGTDSSQDVMVFHENDDSFDVNVFKTKSLEYIFISSSSTISDEQRFIPADNVLADWKIIQPRIDDVEYSVEHYKDEFYIITNADDSFNFKIVKTKVATPGIENWKDVIPHRDEVLMEGFEIFNNFLVLEERSEGLLQIKIIDTQNNTSHFLPFSDPTYTAYIGLNLEFDTEKLRFGYTSLTQPSSTFEYDMRERTTTLLKEQEVLGEDFSSLNYISERVWATARDGKQVPISLVYHKDTPKSAETPLLLYGYGSYGHTVDASFSNVRLSLLNRGFIYAIAHIRGGEYMGREWYEDGKMLNKRNTFFDFIDAAKYLIAENFTSRNHLYAMGGSAGGLLMGVIINEEPELFNGIVAQVPFVDVVTTMLDETIPLTTGEFDEWGNPKDEVYYHYIKSYSPYDNIEAKDYPHMLITTGLHDSQVQYWEPAKWTAKLRELKTDNNLLIFKTDMSSGHGGASGRFESLKEDALEYAFLMKLENKI
- a CDS encoding SRPBCC domain-containing protein; the protein is MNSKIVFNKDVNSATIYLMKVFSIDVSALWDHFTTADLLDQWWIPKPSKCQTIAMNFEQEGSWNYAIIAGNDQKQFAGVKYHEINFHRSFDWSHFVTDEAGNIDRSLPSANWLIGFTGVEEGSKLTINIHFPNGREMDKVLQMDFEKQIQSSLNQLEDLLDKKD
- a CDS encoding sensor histidine kinase, which codes for MNNKFIPFISVLMTISMIVFVALQLYWIKELYSALNQDFSNKVYSSMENTSLKVSQIEVNKYLNEENRNFAKTVIDSSNKPTQTYIQQNSDSGTRTTLTFQKSIVENQNIPISKKGDTFKLTKLYTDEGILKIKKSPNTLEPLTNQMSTDISNNTYTLREFAKLSASNLPIEKRVDIKTLDSVLNKELKLSGLDTRFGFAVMDKKNKITKISNKIYVDEKEKPKFTYPLFTDNEDRTLYTLALVFPKNDYYLVKNNAPMLLGTIMSLLTILGIYIISINYMMRQKKIADVKTDFINNMSHEFKTPLATISVATDSLANDKIATNPEKVKYYSALIKQENLRMKKQVENVLNMSKLERNEVELFLKETDVRQLIKRITESFGLIVAQRNGTLTQEFNTQKYIFKIDEFHISNALVNLLDNANKYSPEIPEIKVSTRNEDNWYVIEISDKGMGMETDNKLKIFEKFFREETGNIHNVKGQGLGLSYVKKIIELHKGIVIVDSQKDKGSTFTIKLPMNV